Proteins found in one Haloferax litoreum genomic segment:
- a CDS encoding HalOD1 output domain-containing protein has protein sequence MDETRVLQGNDVGWNTGTTEEVVARHDWDGRDTLAVTIVTAVSQLEDVDAVDLPPLSNTINPEALDRVFAQPARASATSDAVGRGSMNPARAHVQFRYAACDVTVWADGTVIVKSA, from the coding sequence ATGGACGAAACTCGCGTGTTACAGGGCAACGATGTTGGATGGAACACTGGCACGACCGAAGAGGTCGTCGCTCGACACGACTGGGACGGACGAGACACTCTCGCGGTGACGATAGTCACTGCAGTCTCCCAGTTGGAAGACGTGGACGCTGTCGACCTTCCCCCACTATCGAACACCATCAATCCAGAAGCGCTCGACAGAGTGTTCGCTCAGCCGGCACGGGCATCGGCCACGAGCGACGCTGTCGGGCGCGGATCGATGAACCCTGCACGCGCACACGTTCAGTTCCGGTACGCTGCCTGCGACGTGACCGTTTGGGCCGACGGAACGGTCATCGTCAAGTCTGCCTAA
- a CDS encoding bacterio-opsin activator domain-containing protein: protein MSDDGAFADSLQSSLGALSTEFAVRHVRDAGSARAELLAAGDDVQCVVLTTPLAETDGLAFLRNARTNDATLPLIVAADKQSFVQDAVDAGATDYFIRDGETDSLSWLAFRVQKAIADHRVECSNQARLEQQRVVSEVGTRALTTVDLDEVLQLAVRRVGETLGADSVSILERLDEPNTFRVAAGTGWAEKFVQRPIVADEKTQAMQTYQRGQSIVTDDFDADERFDHSEAFTSSGFGSGMCAPIGSDASRWGVIGVQAFESGEFTDDDVLFLENIAAVVGAATDRHELKDALSEVLGRIDEAVVAFDADWRLTYVNETAEVLFREPATDLFGRRMRDLTPESGRFREEFKTAMRTQQTRTFEAYSENSDTWYNIKAYPSETGLSVYFTDITEQHEREAEVEQYGRMLEAVADPVYALDRDGLFTAVNPAFERLTGLLREEILGVSASSLFDEAVDDSDEVFITAANQIVEFELERTDGEVVQVENHRTPLVVDGIEIGSVGVLRDVTERHRYERLLATLHERTREMMSATDRKTVLNDAVAACDEVLGDARTELFVFDDTNTALTRVGEAGTGLGDKPLGVGLTEGGVWDAFVAGEVSVVEIAPDGGIVEGVERVIAAPVGRHGVLVTGHPGTTAPSDVDVELVNLLVATVEELLERIDAESELHERDRRLAEQNEILRRLDQVNTTIRSINQSLIRAPTRSDALSAVGKHLVETGPYAVVWHVDSDEVVGEFHPTPEAIHGADTAYADRLSEVASSGPLADLLDTAVQTQTMQTVDDVLNDPAWADHRGDALTYGFRSLAVIPAVADDRIEALFVVHATDPDALSNEDGLLAELGETTGYALATTKRAGAMLTERRTQVQARLGGDRLSLARLARRVDHGVGLTGVLPKSDGSVIAFVVTDADPETVVEAGSEIATHVRILSEDETGNLFEMRLPRESLFETLYASEATLRELHSTGQQTTLTVEVPERIRVRSFIDTLDADYPGTSLLSRRTVTQAEESPQTFQWKIRDEWTDRQFESIRAAYLAGFYEWPRRSTAEALAETFDISAPTFQYHLRAAERKLVDSVFE, encoded by the coding sequence GTGAGTGACGACGGAGCATTCGCAGACTCACTTCAATCGTCACTCGGAGCACTCTCAACGGAGTTCGCGGTTCGCCACGTCCGAGACGCAGGTTCGGCCCGCGCAGAACTCCTCGCTGCGGGAGACGACGTCCAGTGTGTCGTTCTCACCACTCCGCTCGCCGAGACCGATGGTCTCGCATTCCTCCGCAACGCCCGGACGAACGACGCGACTCTCCCACTCATCGTCGCGGCCGACAAACAATCGTTCGTCCAAGATGCCGTAGACGCGGGTGCGACCGACTACTTCATCCGTGACGGCGAAACCGACTCACTCTCGTGGCTGGCGTTCCGCGTCCAGAAAGCCATCGCCGACCACCGCGTCGAGTGTTCGAATCAGGCGCGTCTCGAACAACAGCGGGTCGTCTCGGAAGTCGGGACCCGCGCGCTGACGACCGTCGACCTGGACGAGGTTCTCCAACTCGCCGTTCGTCGCGTGGGCGAGACGCTCGGCGCGGACTCCGTATCGATTCTCGAACGACTCGACGAACCGAACACCTTCCGCGTCGCCGCCGGGACCGGGTGGGCCGAGAAGTTCGTCCAGCGACCAATCGTCGCCGACGAGAAGACACAGGCGATGCAGACGTACCAACGCGGACAGTCTATCGTCACCGACGACTTCGACGCAGACGAACGGTTCGACCACTCAGAAGCGTTCACCTCGTCGGGATTCGGAAGTGGCATGTGCGCCCCTATCGGAAGCGACGCGAGTCGGTGGGGGGTCATCGGTGTTCAGGCGTTCGAGTCGGGAGAGTTCACCGACGACGACGTGCTGTTCCTCGAAAACATCGCCGCCGTCGTCGGCGCGGCGACCGACCGTCACGAACTCAAAGACGCACTCTCCGAAGTGCTGGGCCGAATCGACGAAGCGGTGGTCGCGTTCGACGCCGACTGGCGACTCACCTACGTCAACGAGACAGCGGAGGTACTCTTCAGAGAACCCGCCACGGACCTCTTCGGCCGAAGGATGCGCGACCTCACGCCTGAGTCGGGGAGATTCCGAGAGGAGTTCAAAACGGCGATGCGGACCCAGCAGACCAGAACCTTCGAAGCGTACTCAGAAAACTCGGACACGTGGTACAACATCAAGGCGTACCCCTCCGAGACGGGGCTTTCGGTCTACTTCACGGACATCACCGAACAGCACGAACGAGAGGCAGAGGTCGAACAGTACGGGCGGATGCTCGAAGCAGTCGCCGACCCAGTGTACGCCTTGGACCGAGACGGCCTGTTCACGGCCGTCAACCCAGCGTTCGAGCGTCTGACCGGCCTTCTACGCGAGGAGATACTCGGCGTCTCTGCGAGTTCTCTCTTCGACGAGGCGGTCGACGACAGCGACGAAGTGTTCATCACCGCCGCGAACCAAATCGTGGAGTTCGAACTGGAGAGAACGGACGGCGAAGTCGTGCAGGTCGAAAACCACCGGACACCGCTCGTCGTCGACGGGATAGAGATTGGGTCGGTCGGCGTGTTACGCGACGTGACAGAGCGACATCGCTACGAACGACTGCTCGCGACACTCCACGAGCGCACGCGCGAGATGATGAGTGCGACGGACCGCAAGACGGTCCTCAACGATGCCGTCGCGGCCTGTGACGAGGTGCTCGGCGACGCACGGACAGAACTGTTCGTCTTCGACGACACCAACACGGCACTCACACGCGTCGGCGAGGCAGGGACGGGACTCGGTGACAAACCACTCGGTGTCGGCCTGACCGAAGGTGGGGTCTGGGACGCCTTCGTCGCCGGCGAAGTCTCCGTCGTCGAAATCGCACCGGACGGCGGCATCGTCGAAGGTGTCGAACGGGTCATCGCGGCCCCAGTCGGGCGACACGGTGTTCTCGTGACCGGCCACCCGGGAACCACCGCACCCAGCGACGTGGACGTCGAACTCGTGAACTTGCTCGTGGCCACCGTCGAGGAGTTGTTAGAGCGCATCGACGCGGAGTCGGAGTTGCACGAACGTGACCGACGTCTCGCCGAACAAAACGAGATACTCAGGCGACTCGACCAGGTCAACACGACCATCAGAAGTATCAACCAGTCGCTCATCCGCGCGCCGACGCGAAGCGACGCTCTCTCGGCCGTCGGAAAGCATCTCGTCGAGACCGGACCCTACGCCGTCGTCTGGCACGTCGACTCTGACGAAGTGGTCGGCGAGTTCCACCCGACCCCAGAGGCGATTCACGGGGCAGATACCGCCTACGCCGACCGACTCTCTGAAGTTGCCTCGTCTGGCCCACTCGCGGACCTCCTCGACACCGCCGTCCAGACGCAGACGATGCAGACAGTCGACGACGTGCTCAACGACCCGGCGTGGGCCGACCACCGCGGTGACGCACTCACCTACGGGTTCCGGTCGCTCGCGGTCATCCCTGCGGTTGCAGACGACCGAATCGAAGCGCTGTTCGTCGTCCACGCAACCGACCCCGACGCACTCTCGAACGAAGACGGCCTCCTCGCCGAACTCGGTGAGACGACCGGGTACGCGCTCGCGACGACGAAACGTGCCGGTGCGATGCTGACAGAGCGCCGGACGCAGGTGCAGGCCCGCCTCGGCGGCGACCGTCTGTCACTCGCGCGTCTGGCACGACGGGTCGACCACGGCGTCGGACTCACGGGCGTCCTCCCGAAGTCCGACGGGTCGGTCATCGCGTTCGTCGTCACCGACGCCGACCCGGAGACGGTGGTCGAAGCCGGAAGCGAGATTGCGACGCACGTGCGAATCCTCTCGGAAGACGAGACGGGAAACCTGTTCGAGATGCGACTCCCGCGTGAGTCGCTATTCGAGACACTGTACGCCTCGGAAGCGACACTCCGGGAACTGCACTCGACCGGACAGCAGACCACGCTCACCGTAGAAGTGCCCGAACGGATTCGAGTCCGCTCGTTCATCGACACCCTCGACGCAGACTACCCGGGGACGAGTCTCCTGTCTCGGCGGACTGTCACACAGGCAGAAGAGTCACCGCAGACGTTCCAGTGGAAGATTCGCGACGAGTGGACCGACCGACAGTTCGAGTCGATTCGAGCGGCCTACCTCGCGGGGTTCTACGAGTGGCCGCGTCGGAGTACGGCCGAGGCACTCGCGGAGACGTTCGACATCAGCGCACCGACGTTCCAGTACCACCTGCGGGCCGCAGAGCGGAAACTGGTCGATAGCGTCTTCGAGTGA
- the rimI gene encoding ribosomal protein S18-alanine N-acetyltransferase: MTEFDDVLDDDVIVRRAERADLLDVLRIERACFSEPWPYSAFELFVDEPAFLVAARGNEILGYVVADVMPNHGNDIGHVKDLAVHPEARGNGLGRRLLLDALTSMTIAGAAVVKLEVRASNEPARHLYQSVGFRPARRVPRYYGDGEDAFIMVLDLGDWNSQGLTD; encoded by the coding sequence GTGACGGAGTTCGACGACGTCCTCGACGACGACGTAATCGTCCGACGGGCCGAGCGTGCCGACTTACTCGACGTCCTCAGAATCGAACGAGCGTGTTTCTCTGAGCCATGGCCCTACTCCGCGTTCGAACTCTTCGTCGACGAACCGGCGTTCCTCGTCGCCGCCCGGGGGAACGAGATACTCGGATACGTCGTCGCCGACGTGATGCCGAACCACGGCAACGACATCGGCCACGTCAAAGACCTGGCAGTCCACCCCGAGGCACGCGGGAACGGCCTCGGACGACGACTCTTACTCGACGCGTTGACGTCGATGACCATCGCCGGTGCCGCCGTCGTCAAACTCGAAGTTCGCGCTTCGAACGAACCGGCACGGCACCTCTACCAGAGCGTGGGCTTTCGTCCCGCCCGCCGAGTACCGCGATACTACGGCGACGGGGAAGACGCCTTCATCATGGTTCTCGACCTTGGAGACTGGAACTCACAGGGGCTGACAGATTAA